The nucleotide sequence GAATTGATCTTTCTGAGCTAGTAAGctataaggaagagaaataaaaataataatttagcaaattcctatttttaagcaagacaaaatgaaaaataagcagTTTAACATAAGACCTAGAGAGCCAAAATAATAAAGGTATCTTAGCTCCTCAAGTTTCTCTTCTGTATCTCTTAATAGTCCTGGCTACTCTGTTCTACCCCTGGCTGTCCAGGCCCTGCCTTTTACAGTGAAACAACCTGAAGGACACATTAAATTCAGTTTAGGTTAGTTTTCAAATTTCATGTCTCAGTAGTGATAAACCGAGAAGGATTTTTGGTGACACTGATACGTTGTCTTGAAAGTAGTTTTTAAGGCACAGGCTTTCAGACACATCTCAGAACCCTTCAAAGGTAGAAGTAGGGTTTGTAGGATCCATGGGATGGGATCAGGAAGTAGTtttgcctctctccttctccagccAGACAGctgttcttttatctgttttgccCCAAGGCTTCTCATAGAATTTTGTTTGAAGAAGGGGCTCTGCTGCTTACAACAAAAAGTTTTGAAAACCATCACTAAGGAAAAgtagtttcaggaaaaaaaagaaaaaccttctaCCTTTGATTTCTAACTATAGTATACTCCCAATTAAATATAATCAGAGATTCTAGGAGAATAACAGTTATAAAATAGCTTACTCCCCTGCTTTTCAACAGTTCTCCTTCACTGCCAAAAATGTGGGTGCTGCTCATTTGTTACTCTTCCTTACTTCAAGCTATTTGAGGAATTCCCTGTTTCTAATGACAAAGAAATGATCAAACCGCTGCACTAGCCCTTGAACGAAATAGTTAAAATCCTACTGCATTGAATGGGAGAGATGGCATTAGCTTAGTGTAAAATATTCAGTtaagaaatagttttaaatataagTGATTTCTTCATATCCCCTTAGAAATCAAAGGCTTTTTCCagggcgggcgggggtgggggtgaaaaTGACACCTTCAAGAACCGGGATTCTTTGAAAATAGGATACTCTTACTACTAATCTGATGCGTTTTACTTTATAATATGGGAAATCGGGGAATGGGGGACATTTAGGCCATCCCATCTATTGCTTGGATCCATCAAAtggatatatagtatatatttaaataatcccAGTAAGGAGAATCTTGCCCCTTTCAAAGGCAgggcactctctctctttggACAGTTCTGTTTCCTAAAaatgtttctccttttcctaaacTCAGTACATCTCCTCATACAGACCAGGTTTTGCTTTATAGTATTTGAAGTAAACTTTTTCTCCTCAGTTCAGCTAGGACAAGGattatacaaataaatgaaaatagttcTAATTTGTGATAGAGAATAAACcacttaactcatttaattcattttcctttggtTTAGACTTCAGAAGCACAATACCTTTCACTGGTGTAGCATAAGTATTTGggtacaaaattattaaaatgtgtgtatatgaGCATAATTCACTTTTTCTTGATAAGTCACAGTCATTCTTGTGAATTTCAGCTATGGTTTTCTATTGTGATGCTCTCGGGGCttattgactttcttttctttatttctattttttaatgtaaatagttAATGTATATGGTGATatcagtttcaggggtagaatgtAGTGATTCTTCACTTaaatacaacacccagtgctcatcacaccaagtgccctccttaaaccCCAATCACCCATTCCAGCCCATGTGCCCCACACCTCCTTCCATCAACCTTCAGtattgttaagagtttttatgtttggggggtacctgggtggctcagtgggttaaagcctctgcctttggctcaggttacaatcccagggtcctgggatcaagccctgcattgggctccagagcctgcttaccccttctttctctgcctacttgtgatctctgtcaaataaatagataacatcttaaaaattaaaaaaaaaagagttcttatggtttgcttccctctcttcccccaccccgtcccctgtgttcttctgttttgtttcttaaattccatatatgagtaaaatcataaggtatttgtctttctctgactgacttatttcgcttagcataatagctctagctccatccacattgctgcagatggcaagatttcattctctttgacggctaagtaatattccattgtatatatataccacatcttctttatccattcatcagctgatggacatttgggctctttccataatttggcagGGCATGTTGAATTTCATAGGGCTGTTTTCCTATTCATTCTAGTtcaagttaataaatatttagtgagtCCCTTATTCTAGGCTTTTTGTATGCAGAGGGGATACAGAAATGCATGAGAAGTCAGCCAGGATAGGTGAGCTAGAAGAGCATTAGACTGAAGATACAAAGGTCCTTGGAAGAATGAGATTCACCTATAGTAAGGAGACCAGGAGTATGGATAGGCTGTGGGACAGAAATGTAATACTACTCTGGCACAATACGGTAAGTACTAGACGAAAAGATGGACTGAGGAGGAGGAGGTCGGATCCAAGTTAAAGGGAGGACGTGATCTATAGGGCAAACAAAGATATCATAGTGCATGCCCAAACAAGGCTCCTGGCACAGGGAACAGCCTCATTGTGTGCCCCTGGAACAACAACTGGGTCTGCTGTGCCCAAAGCATAAGAAATAAGAGTCAGGAGAAAGATGGCAGGAAGTTCTCTTCATACCGGAGTTCAGGTATGAAGAGAACTGCTTGTGGCTCAAGGAGTTTGGGCTTCATTCTTCCAGTACTGGGGAAACTTTAAATCAGGAGACTCTTAGGATCAGATATGTTTTATAAATCCTGGTAACACCATGAAAAAGGATTAAGAATAATGTTTCTAAAACTTCGATCATTCATATCCATCTTTGCTGCTCCTGTCGTACGTGGCTATGCTACTGGAATGATAAAACAGACCAGTAGGAGGAAGAGGCCATAGTCTCTGAGTACCTGTGACtccttttatagttttaagtttcCTCCCTTATTAACACATTATCATTTCACAATGATAATAGTGTGCTTGCCAAAGCCAACCCTTCTCCCATTTCCCTGTCAATATAGGGCCGGCTGAAAATCCAAGTAAGCAGGCCTGGGGACTGACCGTGAGTACAGTACGTGACCTTCAGTGAGTTGGCTTGGAGACATGTATTTTGCTCCTAGAGGACTTTTTTCCTGGTTCTGGTCTTATTCTAGATCTTTATAACTGAGCTATCCAACAACTTCAGGTAAGTGAAATATAACTGCAGTTTGTTTACAAGATCAAAATCATgcattgaaaacatttttaattttattctaatatAGGTGTTTGGAGTTGGGCTTCAAAAATTTCAGCAGTTCAACAGTATCTTATCTGCCAAGAATAAGCTCTTTACTTGATTGCACCATGAAAAAGCTGCTAATGAAACTTGTTGAACACAAAAATGGACTTGAAGAACCAAAAGCCATTGTTTTCAAATGAAGAATACTGAACAATTTTAAGCCTCAATGCTTTTTAATCACTGCTGAGATTTTCCTCATAACATCAGAATGGCAAGCAGGCGAAAATCCACAACCCCCTGCATGGTCCTTGCCAGTGAACAGGATCCGGACCTCGAGTTGATATCAGACTTGGATGAAGGCCCTCCTGTACTGACACCTGTAGAAAACACCAGAGCAGAGAGCGTCTCAAGTGATGAAATTCATGAATCTGTGGACTCTGAcaatcagcaaaataaaaaagttgaaGGTGGCTATGAATGTAAATATTGTACTTTTCAAACCCCAGATCTAAATATGTTTACTTTCCATGTGGATTCAGAACATCCCAACGTCGTACTAAATTCATCCTATGTCTGTGTTGAATGCAATTTTCTTACCAAAAGGTATGATGCACTTTCTGAGCATAATCTGAAACATcacccaggagaagagaattttAAGTTGACTATGGTGAAACGAAATAACCAGACAATCTTTGAGCAGACAATAAATGATCTGACTTTTGATGGTAGTTTTGTTAAAGAGGAGAATTCAGAGCAAGCTGAACCTGCAGAAGTTGCGTCTTCAGGAATATCTATCAGTAAAACTCCGATcatgaaaatgatgaaaaataaagtggAGAACAAACGGATTACAGTTCACCACAACTCAGCTGAGGACGTTCCCGAAGACAAAGAGAACGAAATCAAACCAGACCGTGAAGAAACTGTGGAAAACCCAAGTTCTTCGGCTTCTGAATCTAATACAAGTACTTCCATTGTAAACAGAATACATCCGAATCCTGCCAGCACACTCGTGACCCCCACGGCAGTTCTCCCTGGGTTAGCTCAGGTGATAACTGCTGTATCAGCTCAGCAGAATTCCAGTCTGATTCCCAAAGTCTTAATCCCTGTTAATAGCATTCCCACCTACAATGCTGCATTGGATAACAACCCCCTTTTGCTCAACACCTACAACAAATTCCCTTACCCAACAATGTCAGAAATTACTGTTCTTTCCGCTCAAGCAAAATACACAGAGGAACAGATCAAGATCTGGTTTTCAGCCCAACGCCTAAAACATGGTGTCAGCTGGACTCCCGAGGAGGTAGAGGAGGCCAGAAGAAAACAATTCAATGGAACAGTACACACTGTACCTCAGACCATAACTGTTATTCCTACACACATTTCCACGGGGAGTAATGGTTTACCATCCATTTTACAGACATGCCAAATAGTTGGTCAGCCAGGTCTGGTCCTTACACAAGTAGCTGGAGCGAACACCTTGCCGGTAACAGCACCTATAGCCTTGACCGTGGCAGGGGTTCCAAGTCAAACAAATGTACAAAAAAGTCAGGCGCCTGCTGCTCAGCCGAATGCAGAGACAAAGCCAGCCACAGCAGCCATCCCGCCTTCTCCGCTCATCAAACACGAAACCGCAACAGCAAACCCTGATTCCTTTGGCATTCGGGCCAAAAAGACTAAAGAGCAACTGGCCGAATTAAAAGTCAGCTACCTTAAAAACCAGTTTCCCCACGATTCAGAAATCATCAGACTTATGAAAATCACAGGCCTGACtaaaggagagattaaaaaatggTTTAGCGACACAAGGTACAACCAGAGAAATTCAAAGAGCAATCAGTGCTTGCATCTCAACAACGACTCTTCCACCACTATTCTCATAGACTCCAGCGATGAAACCACGGAGTCCCCCACTGCGGTTACTTCACAGCCGAAACAATCCTGGAATCCTTTTCCTGACTTCACTCCCCAGAAGTTTAAAGAGAAGACCACAGAGCAGCTTCGTGCCCTTCAGGCGAGTTTTCTCAACAGCTCCGTACTCACCGATGAAGAATTAAATAGGCTAAGAGCGCAAACCAAACTTACCAGAAGGGAAATTGATGCTTGGTTTacagagaagaagaaatcaaaagcttTAAAGGAAGAGAAGGTAGAAATTGATGAAAATAATGCAGGTAGTTCCaaagaagaagctggagaaaCTTCTCCCAGAGATGACTCTGGTGCACCTAAGCCAGGGAGCACAGGCAAGATCTGTAAAAAAACACCCGAGCAGTTACACATGCTGAAGAGTGCTTTTGTCCGAACGCAGTGGCCGTCACCGGAAGAGTATGACAAGTTGGCTGAAGAAAGCGGGCTTGCTAGAACAGACATCGTCAGTTGGTTTGGCGACACCCGTTATGCTTGGAAGAATGGAAACCTAAAATGGTACTACTATTATCAAAGCGCCAATTCGAGTAGTATGAATGGTCTGTCCTCCCTtcggaaaagagggagagggagacccaaaggaaggggaagaggaagaccACGTGGGCGGCCAAGAGGAAGCAAGAGAATGAACAACTGGGACAGGGGGCCATCactcataaaatttaaaactggaaCTGCAATACTTAAGGATTATTACCTGAAGCACAAATTTCTTAATGAGCAAGACCTTGACGAACTTGTGAACAAATCACATATGGGTTATGAGCAGGTCAGAGAGTGGTTTGCAGAAAGACAGAGGAGATCCGAGTTAGGGATAGaattatttgaggaaaatgaGGAGGAAGATGAAGTTATTGATGATCAGGAAGAGGACGAAGAAGAAACAGATGATAGTGACACTTGGGAACCCCCACGACATGTGAAGCGGAAGCTTTCTAAATCAGATGACTGAAATGTAAGTTTTTAATCTGAGTGTATATTCATCAACCACATACATTGAGAATAGTCACCTCGTATCTGACACCTTCACTTTTGAcagtttttctaaaatgttttttttcttttagctaatAAGAAGACAAGGGACCTTGACTGTGACCACGAGACATGATTATTATGTGTGGTCTGATTATTATAACTATTACATTTATTATGTAGAATTTAATGCtgctttaattatttactttttttataaaatgttttttcactttgttttaagGGAAGGTTACCCATTCTCATAGAAGGGagactggtggggggggggcggaattCACGGATACTAAAGGTAACTAGAATGTATTGCTTGCAACCCTCCCTCACTAAAGCTTCATTTTTTGCCTATTTAAGGAAAGAATTCAAAAACGAAATctaaaaagaaggggaaaagttACCGAAGGACAGACTTACCACAGGGAGGATTGCTCAGTTTTAGGAAACTATGTGAAAAATGggtatctttttttattcattgtatTGCCCCCAAACTATTAGGTTTTTAACTAGAGTTTAAAATGCTTTATGTGTTAAAATTATTcagtaattttttgttgaaagccaAAGGTCTGTTTTAGGCTCTGTGTAAATTCATATTTGCTTAGACGGCATCTGTTTTTGAAAACTGTGATATAAATTATTTCTGTCTTAGAGATCAAAAGGTAAATAACAGATTTGATATTAAATTAACTCAGTTGCCTAaagtgtcttttcattctttgatAGAAAACAAACCTGCTACCAGCAGAAACACTGTATTTGGTTAAAAATATATCTCTTGCTATAAAAGCTCAAGTAAATATGCTTTAAATCTGAAAGGTTTGGCATGTTccttacattttaattctttcatagattgaattaattaaaatttcactGTAGCTGCAAATTAGATACCTGATTTAAAGTTAGGACTTCAATTCTTAATACTTTTGGAATTTAATAGCATAGTTCCATTCTTCTCTACTCTCTGTTTTGGAGTGTTCTAGGATAAAACTATACTCTATTGAGAATAATGCACTTCTCATGAAATGTTTGTCGATGTCTATCAGTAGTCCAAAAGAATTTTATTATCAAAACTACTGCGGTGTTCTCGAACGGTAAAGAAGGAAACGAAACATAGATCCTCATGACCATATGTGCATATTTACTTACTTCCGTAGCTGTTTGCATCCCTATCCATCTTCTAATTTATGCTCTGTTATTCTGTACAGTATTTCCTTAACTCCCCCATGCCTTCCTCACTGGTTTTATTTACTTTGCTAAACAATTATTTATAGAGAGCTTAATATGTACCAGGCACTTCTTTTATTGTCTAGCAGTTTTCCaggctttccttgccttttccagactTTCTTTTCATTAACACCTtttttcaaggagaaaaacagatgaaactaaaaatacaccTATTTTACAGTAAATCTCACTGCGGGTTATGGATCGTAACGAAAGTCACAGGAAGTTAAAGTTTTGTGCAGCTTTATCCTAAAGTACAGCCCTCTGTTTCCTAATGTCAGAAATTTTCAGGACAGGCTTTCTCCTGACCCagatgcataaaatatttttaacaagcttttttttttttttttattgctaaacACAAGAATTCTCACTCGGCCAAGATTAAATCAACAAATGTGTTGCTGTAGTGAATTGTCCCTGTGGCTGTAGTAACCTCAGCAGTGATTCTGCAGGGAGTTGCAATCTAAAAATAACAGGAACTTTTTGGTACAGTTTTTGACTTTAAGTTTGTGTGGATAATTCTCATGTTTTATATTGATACTCTTACGGATACAACgaacaaaaaaaatcatacaaaactgcagtttttaaaacattgtatCATATATGTTAGACATACACTTTCATGTCTTCAACCatgccttttaaaatattcaaaaatctgaaattataaaacacatTAATTAGCAAGTTACTGTTGGCTTAACAAAATGTTTCATCTTATAAAAGGATTCACCGTAAGTTCCCTCTTAATAGTTATTTCTTCACTTAAATATGGTTCAGTTTACCAAAAATAGGTAACCAAAACTTTTCCAATAGTTATggcaaaaaatgaaatatgtatatcTCTTTTGCACAAGCCAGACttgtttataaaatacaaaagcctTTAGATTTCAGTCTGTTTATGACAAAAACTGACAGCGAAATATATACTTCCCATGaataattgtttttataaattattacatATAGGTGAAAATGTCTATACGCAGAACACATACATAGGATGTGCACACAAACCCTAGTGCTTTATGTAAGATGTATATATAGCAAGTGATCTCAGTGTTAATAAGCAAATACAGAGAATGTATTTTCATGGctaatttgtataatttttgtttCGAAAGtggtaaacatttaaaaatatagttttctttaaaattttagtattttattatgttttcttttatagctGCCTAAAATGTTGGAGGAGAATCAATTCTTCAACGCAAGATGTCTGATTTACTGTGAATGGGCCCAATCTTTGATGACACTGAAAACATTTTGGGGCATACACATTCTCAAAAAATAGGATCCAatacccaaaagaaatggaaCTTAATGTTGTGCCAAAGTTAAACTACTGCATTTGGCGGAAGTTCTGCAATGTAAATAGAACACTAATTAAACAACTtgtaaaaatttgaattttaatataGTACATTTTTATTCTGATACGATGGAGATGTTCTGATTCTTAGACTTTCTGAGGGGGTTTAATGACCACTAGAACTTGTCCTCATATTTTGTCCAGCTTAATACTGTATGTCTAGTGAGATGGGCCTTACTGCCTATATTCTTTGATATGTGATTAAGCTTATAGCTTTGAGTGACCAAACATTTTACAGAGTAAAAATTGttagaaacaggaaaaagaagaacCTGATTTATTTCTATGTCTTATTTATCAGGCCCTGCACTAAGATTTAAATTTGTGCATGGGCTTGTACAATTTCAACGTAAGTGACAGAAAAACAGCCTATTGACACATGTTGAAACATAAAATTTTGTGATAACAGTGGCCCTTAATGATTGGATCTTTAACTGAACACATTCATGGATACCACTATTACTCTGTAatactctgttcatttttttcattagagGCTGAATTGCTTTGTATTAAAGATAATCAGTactgaagaaggaaatgaaaatggcataAGAATTTGGATAGGGTGAAACTCTGAAATATTTTACCAAAAATGTGAAGAAGAACCATATAGTAAATATATACTTAGTGTTTTCTTACAATCATATAGAAATCAGAAATGTTTGTATAGTTATCAGATCAGAATTTTCGAGAATTGTCTTTCAGGGAAATTCTACTTTATGTAGCAATTTcagtgaagagaggaaaaaaattctgaactgATCATAATGAGTTAAAGGTTAGCTTTTCACTTATGAATTATGGGAGTGTTAACTGTTAACTCTTGCCATATCAGGAGACTGAAAGTTCATACTAACTTATAAACTTTGTAAAGACCGGTGCTGTTCATTCATGTTGAGAAGGACCCTTTTTTTGTGACTATAggattgtttttcaaaatgtgcTTTCTTCATAGAGAAAATGTTCAGTTTAATTAGCtctggattttaaaatgtttttctgaatGACCGGATGTAGTGGGCTCGGCCAGTTTCTTTTGTCTAATTTAATGAATAATATTAAGCTCTTGTTTTTACCTAAATGTTTGTCAGCTAATGAAATGTTATGAAAAAGCCTTGAATATGCATgctgctttcatttttataaactttttattttttaactatagCTTTATTAGTAATTCCAAAATGCTGCAATTTAGCTGATTTCTTCACTCAGACAGCTGGCTTTGTGGGTGGCTTTTTCATACTACTGTTAACTTTTTTAAGAAGAAGCAATGTAAAGACTGTAACAATTTAATGCACTaaactgttctttcttttacacatttaaaaaacttCTTAAAGCACTCTGTATTATAATGATTAAATTGCTCCCTTTTTTAAACCATTGCTAATGTGGTCTGAGTTTTGTTTGacaattttcatattttcaaatttgaaatGTCAAGTATTAGAAATCAGCCTTTGAATAATACATTTATATCATGTTTCCCTTGCAATGTGTCAACTTTGTATAGCTGTAAATAACTAGTAATaattttcccctctgtctcttttATAAACTTGGCACTTCATTCTGCTCTGATGTTTGCTAGcttttcagtatatttatttgacagagcaaaaCTCCTCTTCTCCCAGTTGATTATGTCCTTGAATACAGAATAAAAGTTAGCAGCGATTAGTagttttgagtgattttttttccattttattaactgagttaaaaaaaaagtggtaaaacacaacaaaatttgCTACTATATCTGTTTTTAGGTATCTGATTCAATGACATTAATTATGGTCACAATGTTGGGCAACGATCACCACTATTTCCAAAACGTTTTCACCATCCTGAACAGAAACTCCATAGCCATTGAGCAATAAGTCTGcatttcccctttcccctcctaCCCTGGAAACATTtaatctactttttgtttctatgaaGTTGCCTATTCttgatatttcaaataaatagaatcacatTGTACTTTTCCTTTTATACCTgacatttatcatgttttcaggATACATTCATGTTGTAGTATATATCaggactttgttctttttttttttttttttaaagtaggcttcatgcccagcatggggctcagtgtggggcccagtgtggggcttgaactcacaaccctgagatcgagacctgagccaagatcaagagtggatgcttaaccaactgagccacccaggtgcccctgtccctttttatggctgaataatattccagagtgtatctgtgttttgtttttgttttttgttttgtttgaatgtAGTTGCCACACAGTGTtacagtagtttcaggtgtacaacatagtgattaaaCAACCCCAtttgtacattttgtttatccttctgTTGATTGTTCtgttatccattcttctgtttatCTATTCTGCtgtgatggacacttgggttgtttttattttttggctggaaaaatgctgcagtaaacatgggcatctaagtatctgtttgagtctctgttttcagttctttctgatatatatctaggagtggaattgctgaatcaaacAGTaactctatttctaattttttgaggaaccatcaaACTTTTCCACAGTGAtgaaatgttttccagagtgactgtatcCATCTTGCTATTACCCAGTTTCTCTGTACCCTCACCAACaccttttgttttcagttttaaaagtaTTATTGGAACTATCCTAATAGGTATGAATGGTACCTCAtggtttgatttgcttttccctaatgaCTTATGCTGTTCCGCATCTTTTATTTGCTTCCTGaccatttgcatattttctttgaagaagtTAAGTgtatgttcaagtcttttgccaaGTTGTAATTGGGTCaccttttgttgttgagttttaggggttctttgtatatttcatatgacacctttatcagatatatgatttgcaaatacagTCAATTCTCATATTCCACAGATTCTGTTTATAGAAATTTGAATACTCactaaaatgtatttgtaatccccaaataaatattcatggcaCTTCTGTGCTCATCCACGCACATGGAATGGTGGCAAAACATTTCAGTTGCCAATCTGCATGTTCCCAgatgaagttgaaaaaaaaagtggtgctTTGTCTCTTATTTCAGCTCTCAGATTGTAGAAAGCATCCTTTCTGTAGTCTGGTAGTGCcactttttaagtatttttgtgtcttttattGGTGATTTCACTATTTAATATGACTCCCAAGTGTAGTACTGGAGTGCTGTCTAGTGTTCGTAAATGCAAGAAGGCGGGGAGATGCCTTATGGAGAAAACACATGTTGGACAAGCTTCTTTCAGGCACGAGTTACAGTGCTGTTGGCTGAGAGTTCAATGTTAATCAATCAACAGTGTATATTAAATAAGgtatctttaaacaaaaacacataGAACAGGTTATGTGTTGATTTATGAAAACGTTATCATCAAAAGCTCCCAGGATCTTAATTAACCCTAGGAACTTGTGTTCAGTATTCACTAATTCAGTGTTCATGGTGACTTTATAGAATGTAACTATTGAGGGGAACGAGAATTGattatgttttctccattttctgtattgtattttcattttcttttttttttaattaagattttatttatttatttgacggagagagagacagtaagagagggaacacaagcagggggagtgggagagggaaaagcagattccccgctgagaagggagccagagaggaaggactcgatcccaggaccctgagatcatgacctgagccgaaggcagacacttaacaactgaaccacccaggcgcccattcaTTTTCTTGATATTGTTATTTAATGCACAAAACAATTTTCAGTTgtgatgaagttcaatttatctatttttgttattgttgttgttactcatgtttttgatgtcatatctaagaacCCATTgccaggggtacctggctggctcagttggtagagcaccgacccttgatctctgggttgtgagttcaagctccatattgggcctagagattacttaataagaaaaaaatctgttgccAAATCCGAGATCATGAAGATTTACCCCGACATTTTCTTCTACGAGCTTTATGGTTACATAAAGTTCTTATATTTAGGTCATTAAtgcattttgagtaaatttttgtatatggtgtgaggtagtggtccagcttcattcttttttttttttaaagattttatttatttatttgacagagagagatcacaagtagataaagaggcaggcagagagagagggaagcaggctccccgctgagcagagagcctgatgcgggactcgatcccaggaccccgagatcatgacctgagccaa is from Meles meles chromosome 1, mMelMel3.1 paternal haplotype, whole genome shotgun sequence and encodes:
- the ZHX1 gene encoding zinc fingers and homeoboxes protein 1, encoding MASRRKSTTPCMVLASEQDPDLELISDLDEGPPVLTPVENTRAESVSSDEIHESVDSDNQQNKKVEGGYECKYCTFQTPDLNMFTFHVDSEHPNVVLNSSYVCVECNFLTKRYDALSEHNLKHHPGEENFKLTMVKRNNQTIFEQTINDLTFDGSFVKEENSEQAEPAEVASSGISISKTPIMKMMKNKVENKRITVHHNSAEDVPEDKENEIKPDREETVENPSSSASESNTSTSIVNRIHPNPASTLVTPTAVLPGLAQVITAVSAQQNSSLIPKVLIPVNSIPTYNAALDNNPLLLNTYNKFPYPTMSEITVLSAQAKYTEEQIKIWFSAQRLKHGVSWTPEEVEEARRKQFNGTVHTVPQTITVIPTHISTGSNGLPSILQTCQIVGQPGLVLTQVAGANTLPVTAPIALTVAGVPSQTNVQKSQAPAAQPNAETKPATAAIPPSPLIKHETATANPDSFGIRAKKTKEQLAELKVSYLKNQFPHDSEIIRLMKITGLTKGEIKKWFSDTRYNQRNSKSNQCLHLNNDSSTTILIDSSDETTESPTAVTSQPKQSWNPFPDFTPQKFKEKTTEQLRALQASFLNSSVLTDEELNRLRAQTKLTRREIDAWFTEKKKSKALKEEKVEIDENNAGSSKEEAGETSPRDDSGAPKPGSTGKICKKTPEQLHMLKSAFVRTQWPSPEEYDKLAEESGLARTDIVSWFGDTRYAWKNGNLKWYYYYQSANSSSMNGLSSLRKRGRGRPKGRGRGRPRGRPRGSKRMNNWDRGPSLIKFKTGTAILKDYYLKHKFLNEQDLDELVNKSHMGYEQVREWFAERQRRSELGIELFEENEEEDEVIDDQEEDEEETDDSDTWEPPRHVKRKLSKSDD